AGAGATGTTGGAATCATGCTTGCAAGCACTCCTGCAAGCACTCCTGCAATGCGCGTAATCCAGCACGGATACGGCCTTTGATGGTACCCAGCGGGGTGGTCAGCCGGTCAGCAATCTGGTCATGGGTCAAACCCCGATAGAATGCCAACAGGATCGGATGGCGCCGCGGCCGCTCAAGCTGTTGCAGACAGTGTTTCAGTTGCTTGCCCTGCCATTGTTGCGCGGTGTGGTCTTCAGCCTGCGGGCTGTCGTCCGCCATCTGCTCGATAAAGTCATCATCCGTCGCCACCAGACGACCGCGACTGCGCAGCTGATTCAATGCGCGATAGCGCAGAATGCTGTAGATCCACGCGCGACCCTGGCCCAGCGCGCGATCGAACCGATCCGCGTTACTCCAGATCTTGATGAAGGCGTCATGCAGGCAATCCTCCGCATGATCACGACGCCCGAGCAGCGTGATCGCCAGTCCCAGCATCTGCCCCGACTCCTGCTGATACAGATGCTCGAATGCAGCCTTGTCTCTGCGAGCACAGGCCTCCAGTGTGCTTTCGTAGTCGAATCGGTCTTCCGGCATGCGCTGTTCCTGTGCTTAGCGTTTCACTTATCCATCCTTCATGGCTATACCCGCGACCATGACCTCTGGATGTCCGTTGCATGAAAATAGTATCTTGCGTGCTGCCCGCCGTGCGGGTTTATCGGCGCTCCAGGCCTTCAAGTAATGCCTTGTGAAAACGTTCTTGCTGCTGGATCTGAGGTGAGTGGCCCAGATCGGTAAACTCCACCAGCGTGGCCTGCGGAATCGCCTCGGCGGCCTGTTTG
Above is a genomic segment from Halopseudomonas litoralis containing:
- a CDS encoding sigma-70 family RNA polymerase sigma factor; the protein is MPEDRFDYESTLEACARRDKAAFEHLYQQESGQMLGLAITLLGRRDHAEDCLHDAFIKIWSNADRFDRALGQGRAWIYSILRYRALNQLRSRGRLVATDDDFIEQMADDSPQAEDHTAQQWQGKQLKHCLQQLERPRRHPILLAFYRGLTHDQIADRLTTPLGTIKGRIRAGLRALQECLQECLQA